One Oscillospiraceae bacterium genomic region harbors:
- a CDS encoding iron-containing alcohol dehydrogenase — protein sequence MLGFTYYTPTKVAFGKGSVEKVGELMKQFGGTRVLIHYGGQSAVRSGVLDRVKKSLDEAGIFHVELGGVVPNPHLAKVREGIELSKANGVDFLLAVGGGSVIDSCKAIAYGLAEPEHDVWELYAGQRKAKACFPVASVLTIAAAGSEMSNSCVITNTDTEEKRAYDDDLARPKFAIMDPELTMTLPDYQTEAGCADIMMHTMERYFVNSGTMELTDALAEGLLRTVMHNAEVLHTDPRNYDARAEVMWASSLAHNGLTGCGSDGGDWMPHLLEHEMGGMFNVTHGAGLAAVWPSWARYVYKDCLPRFVKYAVNVMGVTPGATDEETALAGIAAMEEFYHRIGMPVNFKELGIDPTDEQMAEMAASCARACGGAKGSAKVLHQSDMEAIYKMLK from the coding sequence ATGCTTGGATTTACCTATTATACCCCGACCAAAGTCGCGTTCGGCAAAGGTTCGGTCGAAAAAGTCGGCGAGCTGATGAAGCAGTTTGGCGGCACCCGCGTGCTGATCCACTACGGCGGCCAAAGCGCTGTGCGTTCCGGCGTGCTGGACCGCGTCAAGAAGTCGCTGGATGAGGCGGGCATCTTCCACGTGGAACTGGGCGGCGTTGTGCCTAACCCGCATCTGGCCAAGGTGCGCGAGGGCATTGAGCTGTCCAAGGCCAACGGCGTAGACTTCCTGCTGGCTGTCGGCGGCGGTTCGGTCATCGACTCCTGCAAGGCCATCGCTTACGGCCTGGCTGAGCCGGAGCATGATGTCTGGGAGCTGTACGCGGGCCAGCGCAAGGCCAAAGCCTGCTTCCCGGTTGCATCCGTGCTGACCATCGCCGCCGCTGGCTCTGAGATGAGCAACAGCTGCGTCATCACCAACACCGACACCGAGGAAAAGCGCGCCTACGACGACGACCTGGCCCGCCCGAAGTTTGCCATCATGGACCCCGAACTGACCATGACCCTGCCGGACTACCAGACCGAGGCCGGCTGTGCCGACATCATGATGCACACGATGGAGCGTTATTTTGTCAACAGCGGCACGATGGAACTGACCGACGCGCTGGCCGAAGGCCTGCTGCGCACCGTCATGCACAACGCTGAAGTGCTGCACACCGACCCGCGCAACTACGATGCCCGCGCCGAGGTGATGTGGGCGTCCTCTCTGGCACACAACGGCCTGACCGGCTGCGGCAGCGACGGCGGCGACTGGATGCCCCACCTGCTGGAGCATGAGATGGGCGGCATGTTCAACGTCACCCACGGCGCAGGCCTGGCCGCAGTCTGGCCCAGCTGGGCGCGCTATGTCTACAAGGACTGCCTGCCCCGCTTTGTGAAGTACGCCGTCAACGTCATGGGCGTGACCCCCGGTGCCACCGATGAGGAGACCGCGCTGGCCGGTATCGCCGCGATGGAGGAGTTCTATCATCGCATCGGCATGCCCGTCAACTTCAAGGAGCTGGGCATCGACCCCACCGACGAGCAGATGGCCGAGATGGCCGCCAGCTGCGCCCGCGCCTGCGGCGGTGCCAAGGGCTCCGCCAAGGTGCTGCACCAGAGCGATATGGAAGCTATTTATAAGATGTTGAAGTAA
- a CDS encoding DUF4179 domain-containing protein translates to MADLHTFWNELDALPTEETPLTAAESDRLADAVLAKVHVESGEAPRKKSVHRAKSAKRRRVPVWGRALAGVAACMAVLCGVNTVNPALAEGLPFVGDVFSFLNQHDSKKQLKSDQLSGYAQQAAVPAVPESQSETGESSTASPYTLTLNQVYCDGLYLRIGLTLTAPDGNDSLAGYDWLAQNPGGEGWIEICQAQADGILLANGQALYPQNGFVFEKVDDHTYAAAMDYDLADYNGDTAAIDCQLTVAGLTGVQNAYDADGSYLRTRLDGRWKLNFTVSSDDMANRIGTVSEPEVNGYTLSSVIAAPGETRVTVQLSADAPEGATLQLFSADGQKLQCASSRPSADNSTVSYDFDAAPAEAAGLTVKLVDKNTDPLVELAQWDVSLPTE, encoded by the coding sequence ATGGCTGATCTGCATACATTTTGGAACGAGCTTGACGCCCTGCCCACCGAGGAAACACCGCTGACCGCCGCCGAAAGCGACCGCCTGGCCGATGCTGTACTGGCAAAAGTACACGTCGAATCCGGCGAAGCACCGCGCAAAAAATCTGTACACCGTGCAAAATCCGCCAAGCGCCGCCGCGTTCCTGTCTGGGGCAGGGCACTGGCCGGAGTCGCCGCCTGCATGGCCGTACTGTGCGGGGTCAATACAGTGAATCCTGCGCTGGCCGAGGGTCTGCCCTTTGTGGGGGATGTGTTCAGTTTCCTCAACCAGCATGACAGCAAAAAACAACTGAAAAGCGACCAGCTTTCCGGCTATGCCCAGCAGGCCGCAGTGCCTGCCGTACCGGAAAGCCAGAGCGAGACAGGGGAGAGCAGCACCGCCAGCCCCTACACCCTGACGCTGAACCAGGTCTACTGCGACGGCCTCTACCTGCGCATCGGCCTGACGCTGACCGCCCCGGACGGGAATGACAGTCTGGCGGGTTACGACTGGCTGGCCCAGAATCCGGGCGGCGAAGGCTGGATCGAGATCTGCCAGGCGCAGGCCGACGGCATCCTGCTAGCGAACGGGCAGGCCCTTTACCCCCAGAACGGTTTTGTGTTTGAAAAAGTGGACGACCACACCTACGCCGCCGCCATGGACTATGACCTGGCGGACTACAACGGCGACACCGCTGCCATCGACTGCCAGCTGACCGTGGCGGGCTTGACCGGCGTGCAGAATGCCTATGATGCCGACGGCAGCTATCTGCGCACCAGGCTGGATGGCCGCTGGAAGCTGAACTTTACCGTCTCGTCCGACGATATGGCCAACCGTATCGGTACGGTTTCCGAACCGGAAGTCAACGGCTATACGCTGTCCAGCGTGATCGCTGCCCCCGGCGAGACCCGTGTAACGGTACAGCTATCGGCAGATGCCCCCGAAGGCGCCACGCTGCAGCTGTTCTCCGCGGATGGCCAAAAGCTGCAATGCGCCAGCAGCCGCCCCAGTGCAGACAACAGCACCGTCAGCTACGACTTTGACGCTGCCCCCGCCGAGGCCGCCGGTCTGACCGTAAAACTGGTGGATAAAAACACCGATCCGCTGGTCGAGCTGGCCCAGTGGGACGTCAGCCTGCCGACGGAATAA
- a CDS encoding sigma-70 family RNA polymerase sigma factor — protein MQTNTTPTLLQAIRQDPDTGLRWAMRDYAALVRGIARRILPGHDRDIEECTADVFVALWRNAARLEATGTPVRAWLIVTARNTAINRYRALQRRDTLPLTDELAATIADLPADPAGDAADELAVLVAALEPPDREIFLRKYYLMQSSREIAAALDLRVSTVNTRLSRGRDRLRRQLQERGYTHG, from the coding sequence ATGCAAACAAACACCACGCCCACGCTGTTGCAGGCCATCCGGCAGGACCCGGATACCGGGCTGCGGTGGGCCATGCGGGACTACGCTGCGCTGGTGCGGGGCATTGCCCGCCGCATCCTGCCCGGGCACGACCGGGATATAGAGGAATGTACCGCCGATGTATTTGTGGCGCTGTGGCGCAATGCCGCCCGGCTGGAAGCCACCGGCACACCGGTGCGGGCCTGGCTCATCGTCACAGCACGGAATACCGCCATCAACCGTTACCGCGCCTTACAGCGGCGCGACACTCTGCCGCTGACCGATGAACTGGCCGCCACCATCGCCGACCTGCCCGCCGACCCGGCCGGGGATGCCGCCGACGAGCTGGCCGTGCTGGTGGCAGCGCTGGAGCCGCCCGACCGTGAGATATTTCTGCGCAAATACTACCTGATGCAATCCAGCAGGGAGATCGCCGCCGCGCTGGATCTGCGGGTATCCACCGTAAACACCCGGCTGAGCCGCGGGCGCGACCGCCTGCGCCGCCAATTACAGGAAAGGGGTTATACACATGGCTGA
- the ftsZ gene encoding cell division protein FtsZ encodes MAFVLDEEMQNVTNIKVIGVGGGGGNAVNRMVESGLSGVEFVAMNTDQQALLNSKATQKVQLGAKLTKGRGAGADPEIGQRAAEESKDEISNALKGAQMVFITAGMGGGTGTGAAPVVAETAHDLGILTVGIVTKPFAFEGKRKMSLAEQGIASLMMHVDSLIVIPNERLKLISQERITLMNAFEAADNVLRQGVESISSLINIPAFINLDFADVRSIMKDAGFAHMGVGVAKGAGKAENAAKAAISSPLLETSIAGARGVIINITSSPDIGLEDVETAASMITQSAHPDANIIWGTAFDERLSDEMSITVVATGFESTPEVDEPIQAHVDAKRGVAPAPAVQPVEAPAQAEVAQPAQRTAAPQQDINPVMPNPIFTQSFDAQPAAKQAPAEEEDDGDYFDDLLSILNKRS; translated from the coding sequence ATGGCATTCGTTCTTGACGAAGAAATGCAAAATGTGACCAACATTAAAGTCATCGGCGTGGGCGGTGGCGGCGGCAACGCTGTCAACCGCATGGTCGAGTCCGGCCTCTCCGGTGTCGAGTTCGTCGCAATGAACACCGACCAGCAGGCTCTGCTGAATTCCAAGGCCACCCAGAAGGTCCAGCTGGGCGCAAAGCTCACCAAGGGCCGCGGTGCCGGCGCTGATCCCGAGATCGGTCAGCGCGCTGCCGAGGAGAGCAAGGATGAGATCTCCAACGCCCTGAAGGGCGCCCAGATGGTCTTCATCACCGCCGGTATGGGCGGCGGCACCGGCACCGGCGCTGCCCCTGTCGTGGCCGAGACTGCCCACGATCTGGGCATCCTGACCGTCGGCATCGTCACCAAGCCCTTCGCCTTTGAGGGCAAGCGCAAGATGAGCCTGGCCGAGCAGGGCATTGCCTCCCTGATGATGCACGTTGACTCTCTGATCGTCATCCCCAACGAGCGCCTGAAGCTCATCAGCCAGGAGCGCATCACCCTGATGAACGCTTTTGAGGCTGCCGACAACGTGCTGCGTCAGGGCGTTGAGAGCATCTCCAGCCTGATCAACATTCCTGCCTTCATCAACCTGGACTTCGCAGACGTCCGCTCCATCATGAAGGACGCCGGCTTCGCCCACATGGGTGTCGGCGTCGCCAAGGGCGCCGGCAAGGCCGAGAATGCCGCCAAGGCTGCCATCTCCAGCCCGCTGCTGGAGACCAGCATCGCCGGCGCACGCGGTGTCATCATCAACATCACTTCCAGCCCGGACATCGGCCTGGAGGATGTCGAGACCGCTGCCTCCATGATCACCCAGTCCGCACATCCCGATGCCAACATCATCTGGGGTACTGCGTTCGACGAGCGCCTGAGCGACGAGATGAGCATCACCGTCGTTGCCACCGGCTTCGAGAGCACCCCCGAGGTCGACGAGCCCATCCAGGCCCATGTCGATGCCAAGCGCGGTGTCGCCCCTGCCCCCGCCGTCCAGCCTGTTGAGGCTCCGGCTCAGGCCGAGGTTGCCCAGCCCGCACAGCGCACCGCTGCCCCGCAGCAGGACATCAACCCCGTCATGCCCAACCCCATCTTCACCCAGTCCTTTGACGCCCAGCCCGCCGCCAAGCAGGCCCCGGCCGAGGAAGAGGATGACGGCGATTACTTCGACGATCTGCTCAGCATCCTGAACAAGCGCAGCTGA
- a CDS encoding UDP-N-acetylglucosamine 1-carboxyvinyltransferase: MQLITITGGRTLHGRIRPAAAKNSVLPLLAATLLCRTPSRLRAVPPLADVATSLALLQSVGAKAERQGSDLFVAPGQDLQGEIPDYLAGAMRSSVFYLAPLLCRVGEVRLPLPGGCKLGPRPVDIHLAGLAAMGAQVELEGIAVTLRRRGPLHGVDFALRLPSVGATMTLMMAATQAGGTTILRGAACEPEICDLANFLRACGAHITGAGTPVVVIQGGKPLQGTAWTPLPDRIAAATYAAALACAGGEVTVTHCAPAYYAAFLDFLQAAGVDVARQDTTVTLARSPARPLRGGQTLCANAWPAFATDTAPLAAAVLLTADAPSEIYDHLFARRFACAEGFAALGAGCRTAGRTLYMDGRAALHGAAVTAPDLRGGAALLLAALGAEGVTLLRDPGHIPRGYADLPGDLRTLGADCITEKT, from the coding sequence ATGCAACTTATCACCATCACCGGCGGGCGGACGCTTCACGGCCGCATACGGCCCGCCGCCGCCAAAAACAGCGTACTGCCGCTGCTGGCTGCCACCCTGCTGTGCCGTACCCCCAGCCGCCTGCGGGCCGTGCCGCCCCTGGCCGATGTCGCCACCAGCCTGGCGCTGCTGCAATCCGTGGGTGCCAAGGCCGAACGGCAGGGGAGTGACCTGTTCGTTGCCCCCGGCCAAGACCTGCAAGGGGAGATTCCCGACTACCTCGCCGGGGCCATGCGCAGCTCGGTGTTCTACCTGGCACCGCTGCTCTGCCGGGTGGGCGAGGTGCGCCTGCCGCTGCCCGGTGGCTGCAAGCTGGGCCCCCGTCCCGTCGACATCCACCTGGCCGGGCTGGCGGCCATGGGTGCCCAGGTGGAATTGGAGGGCATCGCCGTGACACTGCGGCGGCGCGGACCGCTCCACGGGGTAGATTTCGCCCTGCGCCTGCCCAGCGTGGGGGCTACCATGACCCTGATGATGGCCGCGACCCAGGCGGGCGGCACAACCATCCTGCGCGGGGCTGCCTGCGAGCCAGAAATATGCGACCTAGCGAACTTTCTGCGTGCCTGCGGGGCGCACATCACCGGGGCCGGTACGCCGGTGGTGGTGATACAGGGCGGCAAGCCTTTGCAGGGCACCGCCTGGACGCCCCTGCCAGACCGCATTGCCGCCGCCACCTACGCCGCCGCCCTGGCCTGCGCCGGGGGAGAGGTGACCGTCACCCACTGCGCCCCCGCCTATTATGCGGCCTTTCTCGACTTTTTGCAGGCGGCGGGCGTGGATGTTGCCCGCCAGGATACCACCGTCACGCTGGCCCGAAGCCCCGCCCGGCCTTTGCGCGGCGGGCAAACGCTTTGCGCCAACGCCTGGCCCGCCTTTGCCACCGATACCGCGCCCCTGGCTGCCGCCGTGCTGCTGACCGCCGACGCCCCCAGCGAGATCTACGACCACCTGTTTGCCCGCCGCTTTGCCTGCGCCGAGGGCTTTGCCGCCCTGGGGGCAGGGTGCCGCACCGCCGGGCGTACACTTTATATGGACGGCCGCGCAGCCCTGCACGGAGCCGCGGTGACTGCCCCCGACCTGCGCGGCGGGGCCGCCCTGCTGCTGGCTGCACTGGGGGCCGAAGGCGTGACCCTCCTGCGGGACCCCGGCCATATTCCCCGCGGTTATGCCGATTTGCCCGGCGATCTGCGCACCCTTGGGGCCGATTGCATCACAGAAAAGACATAA
- a CDS encoding dipicolinate synthase subunit B — protein sequence MMNRPDGPRTVAFALCGSFCSFSAVLPQVRRLRALGWRVLPILSCSAAALDTRFGTAAALRAQLQEMTGETPLTTLQQVEPLGPKGMAQALIIAPATGTTMAMLAAGLSATPVTLAAKSLLRGGRPVVLAPSTNDALSGSAPAIAQLLQRRNYYFVPFGQDDSYKKPCSLKSDFTLIPDTLESALRGVQLQPILL from the coding sequence ATGATGAACCGGCCTGACGGCCCCCGCACCGTGGCCTTTGCTTTATGCGGCAGTTTTTGCAGCTTTTCGGCTGTGCTGCCCCAGGTGCGCCGCCTGCGGGCGCTGGGCTGGCGGGTGCTGCCCATTTTAAGCTGCAGCGCCGCCGCGCTGGATACCCGCTTTGGCACGGCCGCCGCCCTGCGCGCCCAATTGCAGGAGATGACCGGCGAAACACCGCTGACCACCCTGCAGCAGGTGGAACCACTTGGCCCAAAAGGGATGGCCCAGGCACTTATCATCGCCCCGGCCACGGGCACCACCATGGCCATGCTGGCAGCGGGCCTCAGCGCCACGCCGGTAACCCTGGCCGCCAAAAGCCTGCTGCGGGGCGGACGGCCCGTTGTTCTGGCGCCCTCCACCAACGATGCGCTCTCGGGCAGCGCCCCGGCTATTGCCCAGCTGCTGCAGCGGCGGAACTACTACTTTGTGCCCTTCGGCCAGGACGACAGCTACAAAAAGCCCTGCAGCCTCAAAAGCGATTTCACCCTCATCCCCGATACGCTGGAAAGCGCCCTGCGCGGTGTGCAGTTGCAGCCGATTCTGCTGTAA
- a CDS encoding dipicolinic acid synthetase gives MKTFCVVGHDARQRAAAQTLQAAGFRIIGPEAACQADFVLLPMSQERVSDAVARTLQGVRPGTLLLAGRPGSPIQAAARQASLPLLDYFQRPELECLNAVPTAEGCLALLLQLRRRTIWESDFLVLGYGRIGRAVARRLDLLGGHTTVAARNAVQRANARCAGHRAAPLDRLPVLLAKHDTVINTIPAPVLPRKMLEKLPRGALVIDLASLPGGTDFDAAEALGIRAEHALALPGKCAPDTAGALIAQTVLTILQERGDLHDEPA, from the coding sequence ATGAAAACCTTTTGCGTGGTGGGGCATGATGCCCGCCAGCGGGCGGCGGCGCAGACTTTGCAGGCCGCGGGGTTCCGCATCATCGGGCCGGAGGCCGCCTGCCAGGCCGATTTTGTCCTGCTGCCCATGTCCCAGGAACGTGTCAGCGATGCCGTCGCCCGCACCCTGCAGGGGGTGCGCCCCGGCACCCTGCTGCTGGCCGGACGCCCCGGTTCACCCATCCAGGCCGCCGCCCGGCAGGCCAGTCTGCCGCTGCTGGACTACTTCCAGCGGCCCGAGCTGGAATGTTTAAACGCCGTGCCCACCGCAGAGGGCTGCCTTGCCCTGCTGCTGCAATTGCGCCGCCGCACCATCTGGGAAAGCGACTTCCTGGTTCTCGGCTACGGACGCATCGGCCGGGCGGTAGCGCGGCGGCTGGACCTGCTGGGCGGGCATACCACCGTTGCCGCCCGCAATGCCGTGCAGCGGGCCAACGCCCGGTGTGCCGGGCACCGCGCTGCCCCGCTGGACCGCCTGCCCGTGCTGCTGGCAAAGCATGATACCGTCATCAACACCATCCCCGCGCCGGTGCTGCCCCGCAAAATGCTGGAAAAGCTGCCCCGCGGGGCGCTGGTCATCGACCTGGCCAGCCTACCCGGCGGCACCGACTTTGACGCCGCCGAAGCCCTGGGCATCCGGGCCGAACACGCCCTGGCCCTGCCCGGCAAGTGCGCCCCCGATACCGCCGGGGCGCTCATCGCCCAAACCGTACTGACCATCCTGCAAGAAAGAGGTGATCTGCATGATGAACCGGCCTGA
- a CDS encoding M23 family metallopeptidase, whose amino-acid sequence MSKKNDNIPAQAAPDTAPQAAPQPEAAPPAETAPAEEAVATAAAEDAPAEPAGESEAEPVEEAADAAPEAPEAPEEAPAEEGKPEAEPETPAEDSAPAEEDAPAEAPTEEAAADEDAALDAAEADEETVELPSIDEKRLLDMTRTVQLSVEQITANMDIPAGEDTDTSSEDDAAEDDTPATVGDVVRSGVTGMARWLLLVVVFVLVVAGIGVAYLYRSATPDMLPSISVTFAGQTLEPSAYKWHVPVIGNWFKRTYAETYSSVPAVLEDPISTLSPDITISSTNYATQLTVTDANKETVFEGTLSEFSGYCFDETGTYTAKLVASVTGSRAAGAADITGSETWLFTFDIAIEPSVYLSENTIEQGGVAAIRVTGSYENDAPTLTTTLKNQGFIQSSNGWVCYLPIPWNAALGTETIDVQVGRYSTTLYLKVTDGGFSYKDYSSQSQRATPYLGQDDAPTKVSKLFTAAPTGISWADAGFVQPFLNRLNTTLTFGATEYVGRRYSERSTNTGAGGRTSTNVILSTTRGELVIAPASGKIDLAEDLGGDYGTTLVIDHGAGVRTIFYGLSDIDIKAGQQVKQGQTLATCGKTTVVEMRIGTVPIDPIAVWRGQCNGLKYY is encoded by the coding sequence ATGAGCAAGAAAAACGACAACATCCCGGCCCAGGCCGCACCAGATACTGCCCCCCAGGCAGCCCCGCAGCCCGAAGCCGCGCCCCCTGCGGAGACCGCGCCGGCGGAAGAAGCCGTCGCTACGGCCGCTGCCGAGGATGCCCCCGCCGAACCGGCAGGGGAGAGCGAAGCGGAACCTGTTGAAGAAGCGGCAGATGCCGCCCCCGAAGCGCCGGAAGCACCCGAGGAAGCCCCCGCCGAAGAAGGCAAACCCGAAGCAGAGCCGGAAACGCCTGCTGAGGACAGCGCCCCCGCAGAGGAGGATGCCCCCGCAGAGGCCCCCACGGAGGAGGCCGCAGCTGACGAAGACGCTGCCTTGGATGCCGCTGAGGCCGACGAGGAGACCGTGGAGCTGCCGTCCATCGATGAAAAGCGCCTGCTGGACATGACCCGCACGGTGCAGCTCTCGGTGGAGCAGATCACCGCCAACATGGATATTCCCGCCGGGGAGGATACCGACACCTCGTCCGAAGACGATGCGGCGGAGGATGACACCCCCGCCACCGTGGGGGATGTTGTGCGCAGCGGCGTGACCGGCATGGCCAGGTGGCTGCTGCTGGTGGTGGTGTTTGTGCTGGTGGTGGCCGGCATCGGCGTGGCCTACCTGTACCGCAGCGCCACCCCCGATATGCTGCCTTCCATCAGCGTGACCTTCGCCGGGCAGACACTGGAGCCTTCGGCCTACAAGTGGCATGTGCCGGTCATCGGCAACTGGTTCAAGCGTACCTACGCCGAAACTTATAGTTCCGTCCCCGCTGTGCTGGAGGATCCCATCTCCACGCTGTCGCCGGATATTACGATCAGCTCCACCAACTATGCCACCCAGCTGACCGTGACCGACGCCAATAAGGAGACCGTGTTCGAGGGTACGCTGTCGGAGTTCAGCGGCTATTGCTTTGACGAGACCGGCACCTACACCGCCAAGCTGGTGGCCAGCGTTACCGGCTCCCGCGCAGCAGGCGCCGCCGACATCACCGGCTCCGAGACCTGGCTGTTCACCTTCGATATTGCCATCGAGCCGTCCGTTTATTTAAGCGAGAATACCATCGAGCAGGGCGGCGTAGCCGCCATCCGTGTGACCGGCAGTTACGAGAACGACGCCCCCACCCTGACCACCACGCTGAAAAATCAGGGCTTTATCCAGTCCTCCAACGGCTGGGTGTGCTACCTGCCCATCCCCTGGAACGCAGCCTTAGGCACCGAGACCATCGACGTGCAGGTGGGCCGCTACTCCACCACACTGTACCTGAAAGTGACCGACGGCGGATTCAGCTACAAGGATTACTCCTCGCAGTCCCAGCGCGCCACGCCCTACCTCGGGCAAGACGACGCCCCCACCAAGGTCAGCAAGCTGTTCACCGCAGCGCCCACCGGCATCAGCTGGGCGGATGCCGGGTTCGTACAGCCGTTCCTCAACCGCCTCAACACCACGCTGACCTTCGGCGCGACCGAGTATGTGGGCCGCCGCTACAGTGAGCGCAGCACCAACACCGGCGCAGGCGGCCGCACCAGTACGAACGTAATTTTGTCCACCACCCGCGGTGAGCTGGTCATTGCCCCCGCCAGCGGCAAGATCGACCTGGCCGAGGACCTGGGCGGCGACTACGGAACTACGTTGGTCATCGACCACGGCGCGGGCGTGCGCACGATCTTCTACGGGCTGAGCGACATTGACATCAAGGCCGGGCAGCAGGTCAAGCAAGGCCAGACCCTTGCCACCTGCGGCAAGACCACCGTTGTGGAAATGCGCATCGGCACCGTCCCCATCGACCCCATCGCCGTCTGGCGTGGCCAGTGCAACGGGTTGAAGTATTATTAA
- a CDS encoding M23 family metallopeptidase: MRKLLLWLAMVIAMVALILGGTAAFLYSRTGEKDLPQEAVTFGDTALTPNGWDWTIPVLGDKVSKHYQSPTNLTVQKLGAFTDTAPQLVLPDWVTRAEVTITAPDGTAWTGDASTCNTYTYAANGDYQIIVKAYHQENEPPADAQGWYAYRAGYTMSMAPTVTLSSDRAAQGSVVALYLTGILDGEPSLETDLGTVWFRRTAGGYMGYIPITYNAEGGDHTLQLTCGSLTRDLTLTVTNTQHKTVELPAEEDVGGAEEYRNAIWPLYTNSTGQKLWNGLFVAPSSSAIAVHYGDIQMRDGQRSGQSTGLTYSAPDNETITAPQSGTVVLADTLTLTGGTVVIDHGCGVKSYLFGLKTVTAQRGQTIEAGSPVGMAGTDHDLIFELRIGSKSVDPEPAMAGRSGLQYRESE; encoded by the coding sequence ATGCGCAAACTGCTGCTCTGGCTTGCTATGGTCATTGCCATGGTCGCGCTGATCTTAGGCGGCACCGCCGCGTTTCTCTACAGCCGCACCGGCGAAAAAGACCTCCCGCAGGAGGCTGTCACCTTCGGGGACACCGCCCTCACCCCCAACGGGTGGGATTGGACCATCCCCGTGCTGGGCGACAAAGTAAGCAAGCACTACCAGAGCCCCACCAACCTGACCGTGCAAAAGCTGGGCGCCTTTACCGATACCGCGCCCCAGCTGGTGCTGCCGGATTGGGTCACCCGCGCCGAAGTGACCATCACCGCGCCCGACGGCACGGCCTGGACCGGCGATGCCTCCACCTGCAACACCTATACCTACGCCGCCAACGGCGACTACCAAATTATTGTAAAAGCCTACCACCAGGAGAACGAGCCCCCCGCCGACGCCCAGGGCTGGTACGCCTACCGCGCCGGGTACACCATGTCGATGGCCCCCACCGTGACCCTGAGCAGCGACCGCGCCGCCCAGGGCAGCGTGGTGGCGCTGTATCTCACCGGTATTCTGGATGGTGAGCCGAGCCTGGAGACCGACCTGGGCACCGTCTGGTTCCGCCGCACCGCCGGCGGCTACATGGGGTATATCCCTATCACCTATAACGCCGAGGGCGGCGACCATACCCTGCAGCTGACCTGCGGCAGCCTGACCCGCGACTTGACCCTGACCGTGACCAACACCCAGCACAAGACGGTGGAACTGCCCGCCGAGGAAGACGTGGGCGGGGCCGAGGAGTACCGCAACGCCATCTGGCCGCTGTACACCAACAGCACCGGCCAAAAGCTGTGGAACGGGCTGTTCGTGGCCCCCAGCAGCAGCGCCATTGCCGTGCACTACGGCGACATCCAGATGCGGGACGGCCAGCGCAGCGGCCAATCCACCGGGCTGACCTACTCCGCCCCCGACAACGAGACCATCACCGCACCCCAGAGCGGCACCGTCGTGCTGGCGGATACCCTGACCCTGACCGGCGGCACGGTGGTCATCGACCACGGCTGCGGCGTGAAAAGCTATCTGTTCGGGTTAAAGACCGTCACCGCCCAGCGCGGCCAGACGATCGAAGCCGGCTCCCCCGTAGGCATGGCGGGCACCGACCACGACCTGATCTTTGAGTTGCGCATCGGCAGCAAATCGGTAGACCCGGAGCCCGCCATGGCGGGCCGCAGTGGTCTGCAATACCGCGAGTCTGAATAA
- a CDS encoding phosphatase: MMKKSTFGAVLAFFFAAAGALTAAALYLYHREKELDEYERLLFSDDGDDYDDDDDFQDDTVYEKIPAQPAADAADAE, from the coding sequence ATGATGAAGAAATCCACGTTCGGTGCTGTGCTGGCCTTTTTCTTTGCTGCTGCCGGTGCCCTGACCGCCGCCGCCCTCTACCTCTATCACCGCGAGAAGGAGCTGGACGAGTACGAGCGCCTGCTGTTCAGCGATGACGGTGACGATTACGACGATGATGACGATTTCCAGGACGACACCGTCTACGAAAAGATCCCCGCCCAGCCCGCAGCCGACGCCGCTGACGCCGAGTAA